The Nostoc cf. commune SO-36 genomic sequence GAAGCGCAGCAGGTTGAAGTAGTTGGTGTTCAGAAGGCTATGGGATAATCTCATACAGAGGATTACCAAATTTTGGATTTTGGATTGAGTGATTCAAAATCCAAAATTAAAACTTGGTTTGAAGCTGCCAATTTTAACTGGGGATCAAAAATAAACATCTTTGTTTCCAGAAAGATGATTAATCAATGTGGTTAATCCAAAATCGAAACTTGGGTGATTCTGTAAGTAAAACTAAAATTTACCCAAGCCTAAAATAGGCTTGGGTGTATTTAAGAATATGGTGCGAGTTGGAAGTTACCAAAAAATATGTGAATAACGGTAGTTAGCTAAACAGCACCACTGTTTCTATTAAACAGAATAGCTATAGTTTTGAAAATTAGCTTTAAATCGTACACCAAACTCCAATTTTTTTGATACTGCAAATCCAGGCGAATTACATCTTCAAAACTACGGACTGTAGAACGTCCGTTTACTTGCCATTCGCCAGTCATACCGGGTTTGACATCTAAACGTTGCCATTCTGGTACTTCGTAGCGTTCTACTTCATCGGGTGTGGGTGGTCGAGTTCCGACTAAACTCATCTCTCCTTTGAGGACATTCCAAAATTGAGGTAACTCATCAAGACTAGTACGCCGTAAAAAGCGCCCGATCTTGGTAATTCTGGGGTCATTCTCATTTTTGAAAAATGCGCCTTGCACTTGGTTTTTAACTTGGGATTTCTTCGCTTCCGCATCCACACACATAGAGCGGAATTTCCAAATCTTAAACCGTTTCCCCATCCAACCACAACGGATTTGGCTAAAGAAAATGGGGCCGGGATCATTAATTTGAATAGCGATCGCAACCGGAATAAATAAAATTCCTGTAATTAATAAACCGACTATTGATCCCACAATGTCCAATAACCGTTTCATCCAAG encodes the following:
- a CDS encoding anti-sigma factor antagonist (This anti-anti-sigma factor, or anti-sigma factor antagonist, belongs to a family that includes characterized members SpoIIAA, RsbV, RsfA, and RsfB.) — encoded protein: MATKVQSFMTSQPTEVDFPVNSLNDTAIVQVPTRLSVLEALGFKEACQGLIQPNSNLRQIIIDFHQTTFMDSSGLGALVSNFKYAQTNEITLTLRNVTPQVMAVLKLTGLDQVFPLESVEDGSLIEQEELVDNRKTTSRKVEHLPTTHPSVASWMKRLLDIVGSIVGLLITGILFIPVAIAIQINDPGPIFFSQIRCGWMGKRFKIWKFRSMCVDAEAKKSQVKNQVQGAFFKNENDPRITKIGRFLRRTSLDELPQFWNVLKGEMSLVGTRPPTPDEVERYEVPEWQRLDVKPGMTGEWQVNGRSTVRSFEDVIRLDLQYQKNWSLVYDLKLIFKTIAILFNRNSGAV